One Oryza brachyantha chromosome 3, ObraRS2, whole genome shotgun sequence DNA segment encodes these proteins:
- the LOC102714631 gene encoding GPN-loop GTPase 3, translating into MGYAQLVIGPAGSGKSTYCSSLYQHCETVGRTIHMVNLDPAAEHFSYPVSMDIRELISLDDVMEELGMGPNGGLIYCMEHLEDNLDDWLDEQLEGYLDDDYLVFDCPGQIELFTHVPVLRNFVEHLKRKNFNVCAVYLLDSQFVSDVTKYISGCMASLSAMIQLELPHINILSKMDLVSNKKDVEEYLNPEAQVLLSQLNRQMAPKFGKLNKSLAELVDDYSMVNFFPLDLRKESSIQYVLSHIDNCIQYGEDADVKVRDFDPEED; encoded by the exons atggGATACGCGCAGCTCGTCATCGGCCCCGCCGGGAGCGGCAAG TCGACCTATTGCTCCAGTTTGTATCAGCATTGTGAGACTGTGGGTAGGACAATTCATATGGTCAATCTTGATCCTGCTGCAGAGCACTTCAGCTATCCTGTATCTATGG atattagGGAGCTCATTTCATTGGATGATGTCATGGAGGAACTTGGAATGGGGCCAAATGGCGGGCTTATCTATTGCATGGA GCACCTTGAAGACAATTTGGATGATTGGTTGGATGAGCAACTGGAGGGCTATTTGGATGATGACTACCTTGTGTTTGATTGCCCAG GCCAGATTGAACTCTTCACTCATGTCCCAGTTCTCCGTAACTTTGTCGAACATTTGAAACGGAAAAATTTCAACGTTTGTGCTGTGTACCTTCTTGATTCACAG TTTGTTAGTGATGTGACAAAATACATCAGTGGTTGCATGGCTTCTCTTTCTGCCATGATTCAGCTTGAACTTCCTCATATCAACATTCTTTCAAAGATGGACCTGGTCTCCAACAAAAAAGATGTGGAAGA GTATCTGAATCCAGAAGCGCAGGTTCTTTTGTCACAGCTGAACAGACAGATGGCACCCAAGTTTGGCAAGTTAAATAAATCGTTAGCTGAACTG GTGGATGATTACAGCATGGTGAATTTCTTCCCACTTGACTTAAGAAAAGAGAGCAG cATTCAGTATGTGCTGTCGCACATCGACAACTGCATCCAGTATGGGGAAGACGCAGATGTCAAGGTTAGGGACTTCGATCCCGAGGAGGACTAA